Proteins from a single region of Paenibacillus sp. BIHB 4019:
- a CDS encoding helix-turn-helix domain-containing protein: MSKTSEELAQEIEVFTTSVTLVEEELETLRKAAAIIRIRKAQDYIQARNVLAVPLEHQEKNSKYVSADEVAEMFGISVQGVYKWIKLGKIDTEKLETPGSSKNLIVRSQFAVPKYQKQIEAVRRTKEALSKVKPAEKAEDLYPISDEDADMEELDVK; the protein is encoded by the coding sequence ATGTCAAAAACAAGTGAAGAGCTGGCTCAAGAGATTGAAGTGTTCACAACAAGTGTTACTTTAGTTGAAGAAGAACTTGAAACGTTACGAAAAGCCGCTGCGATTATTCGAATCAGGAAGGCGCAAGATTATATTCAAGCTCGAAATGTGCTAGCCGTCCCGTTAGAGCATCAAGAGAAGAATAGCAAATATGTCAGTGCCGATGAAGTCGCCGAGATGTTCGGAATTAGTGTCCAAGGTGTTTACAAATGGATCAAGCTTGGGAAGATAGATACAGAGAAGCTTGAGACACCTGGAAGCAGCAAAAATTTAATTGTGCGCTCTCAATTTGCTGTGCCCAAATATCAAAAACAAATTGAAGCAGTACGTCGAACTAAAGAAGCGCTTAGTAAAGTAAAACCGGCCGAGAAAGCCGAGGATCTTTATCCTATCAGTGATGAAGATGCGGACATGGAGGAACTTGATGTCAAATAA